The Acinetobacter wuhouensis genome includes the window GTGAACAACGCCAAAGTACCAATGACTCAGATCGGGTCAAAAAGTATCTGGCGAAGTTTGGTTTAACGTGGGCGGATATTGGTTAAGCCTTGAATTTAAGGTACCAAAAGAAAACGAGAGATTGCGATACGCAATTGTTTCAAATAACCCGTAAAGAAGTGATTTGCACCTGGTAACACTGTGATGATATGACGTTGTGGTTTCGCCCATTCCAACACATCACACAGTTTAGTCGTTGGATCAGCTTCGCCATGTACAAACAAAATATCCCCTTTAATCGCAGGGGTTTCATAGTGACGAACACCATCGACAGTCGCTGTAGGTAAGCCACATAAGATCACTTGTTTCGGTTTAATTTCATCAGGCAGGTGATAATAGGCTTTTGCCATGACATGCGCGCCAAAACTGAATCCACCGACATAGAAAGGTAGACTTTTGTGTAATTGCCGAA containing:
- a CDS encoding alpha/beta hydrolase, translated to MSEQMFIQGVVGKIEVFVDYPVGEVKGFAVVSHPHPLQGGTPQHKVPALLAQILNEQGCIVYRPSFRGSGQSEGVHDEGFGETDDILAVIKHVRQLHKSLPFYVGGFSFGAHVMAKAYYHLPDEIKPKQVILCGLPTATVDGVRHYETPAIKGDILFVHGEADPTTKLCDVLEWAKPQRHIITVLPGANHFFTGYLKQLRIAISRFLLVP